The following proteins are co-located in the Eleginops maclovinus isolate JMC-PN-2008 ecotype Puerto Natales chromosome 23, JC_Emac_rtc_rv5, whole genome shotgun sequence genome:
- the znf185 gene encoding zinc finger protein 185 isoform X1 has product MSKVDKESVFQTTKVRTKLKGDGSWMQRSNEAQPEDDKEKPWLAEVRARCLNGDAVETSPVSSPTTSTPPPTKPDAERAPTSGYLIRGIFTKLDKPPSSSTTNGVSGTMTQFTKKPSESYKKIASYTVKPTLENQEGQLSTEEQEKRTEAASSVVRQSAARQRSYVLSAAKKFESSDTAPDTSLVNSSPSFVARRVQITDDDESAASPAPASTPAPSTIAPATSVATASETKPWKSVGTSVKTAVDVPVIEPVAPKMEEAAPEPVKDDPPLVTVKDPFEGMKPGCTKVDTPLPILLPHVVQTVCAEPEPEKTDVSRKVEIPLVKLIPASPIQISPTLAPPSPASTVPETPAPESPVPLSASTVSATTEITVKTEPEPQPAPEPEPELQTAPAPKPRSGVDTLTALSDTLISFDTSSTSSKDDERVLAEKDEGPGDSPTSEDGDDKETAPQLSNCIQMTDDLLVLTNGPEESAEPVPPSPGRWSQDLLSGLDSESNPVKTSGTLDLLANDVIPINTEERSLSTQREEEKQTDETPKETQSTTETVTITSKTVIITDKSQEDNADPWSSHVATTVTKSSSADPFDPYPIGTTSSNSSSDLLQPLSDFSINSQDDKTDPWSSHVTTTVTKSSVLYTPMENKDQHPETNNALESLADNVIPISTDTTSLSSHRSWARTWETSTPQQANTEESQEAVPGGQTVDQETLVMFERKSKENDSPWDRWTSPTVYTVTSEREDEEEAEEDESQTDTQTETVTTTITTIRETHSEQQPVMDRYETFSKTIMEEDQRVQTPEPEAKKGFVYVKEYVNATEMSLHNARDNTNSGSDYLTSSSTNYSYSSPSSYSSGTLSSACTFCGELVGSDAKITIDHLNINCHPHCFKCGVCNKYMGDLLDSMFLHGGKVHCETCYREALD; this is encoded by the exons ATGTCAAAAG TCGACAAAGAATCTGTGTTTCAAACCACCAAAGTGCGGACCAAGCTGAAGGGAGATGGCAGCTGGATGCAGCGCAGCAATGAGGCTCAGCCTGAAGATGACAAGGAGAAACCATG GTTAGCTGAAGTAAGGGCCCGCTGTCTGAATGGAGATGCTGTTGAGACCAGTCCAGTGTCGTCACCAACAACATCCACGCCGCCACCCACCAAGCCTGATGCTGAAAG AGCACCAACGTCGGGATACCTGATAAG aggCATTTTCACTAAACTAGACAAGCCTCCTTCATCCTCAACAACTAATGGTGTTAG TGGAACAATGACACAATTCACCAAAAAACCTTCAGAGAGCTACAAGAAAAT AGCCTCCTACACCGTGAAGCCCACTCTAGAAAACCAGGAGGGCCAGCTTAGCACTGAGGAGCAGGAGAAACG GACGGAGGCAGCCAGCAGTGTAGTGAGGCAATCTGCAGCCAGGCAACGCTCTTACGTGCTTTCTGCTGCTAAGAAATTTGA GTCTTCAGATACGGCGCCTGACACCTCATTGGTCAACAGCAGTCCATCATTTGTGGCTAGAAG GGTGCAGATTACTGATGATGATGAGAGCGCTGCGTCTCCAGCACCTGCCAGCACTCCAGCCCCCTCCACCATCGCTCCTGCCACATCTGTTGCCACAGCGTCTGAGACCAAACCATGGAAATC CGTCGGCACCAGTGTGAAAACAGCCGTTGATGTCCCTGTTATTGAGCCTGTGGCACCAAAGATGGAGGAGGCCGCCCCAGAGCCTGTGAAGGATGACCCTCCTCTAGTTACAGTTAAAGACCCATTTGAAGGCATGAAACCAGGGTGTACCAAGGTGGACACTCCTCTCCCTATACTCCTCCCACATGTAGTTCAAACTGTGTGTGCAGAGCCAGAACCTGAGAAGACAGATGTTTCTAGAAAAGTTGAGATCCCTCTGGTTAAACTCATCCCAGCCTCACCAATCCAAATATCACCTACTCTAGCACCCCCTTCCCCTGCTTCAACTGTACCAGAAACACCTGCCCCGGAATCACCTGTCCCACTTTCAGCTTCAACTGTGTCTGCTACAACAGAGATCACAGTGAAGACTGAACCTGAACCACAACCAGCACCAGAACCTGAACCAGAACTTCAAACAGCACCAGCTCCAAAGCCACG CTCTGGTGTTGACACGCTCACTGCCTTGTCCGACACTCTCATTTCTTTTGACACAAGTTCAACCAG TTCTAAGGATGATGAGCGAGTGCTGGCAGAGAAAGACGAAGGCCCAGGGGACAGTCCCACCTCAGAGGATgg TGATGATAAGGAGACAGCTCCACAGCTCAGCAACTGTATACAAATGACAGACGATCTCCTGGTGCTCACTAATGG TCCAGAGGAGTCAGCAGAGCCTGTTCCCCCCAGCCCGGGACGCTGGAGTCAGGATCTGCTGAGCGGACTAGACAG TGAGTCCAACCCAGTGAAGACCAGTGGCACCCTGGATCTGCTGGCTAATGATGTCATTCCAATCAACACAGAAGAACGcag CCTAAGCACGCagcgagaggaggagaaacagacagatgagacaccaaaagaaacacaaag CACCACAGAGACTGTCACTATAACCTCCAAAACTGTGATCATCACTGACAAAAG CCAAGAGGACAATGCTGATCCATGGAGCTCACATGTTGCCACCACAGTCACCAAATCAAG CTCGGCTGATCCGTTTGATCCATATCCGATAGGGACCACATCCTCTAACAG CTCATCTGACCTGCTCCAGCCTCTCTCTGATTTTTCCATCAACAG CCAAGATGACAAAACAGATCCATGGAGCTCACATGTGACAACTACAGTCACCAAATCAAG TGTGCTTTACACTCCAATGGAGAACAAAGATCAACATCCAGAAACAAA taATGCGTTGGAATCCCTTGCAGACAACGTCATCCCTATCAGCACTGACACCACAAG tctaAGCTCTCATCGGTCATGGGCACGCACATGGGAAACCAGCACACCTCAGCAGGCTAACACGGAAGAGAG CCAAGAAGCTGTGCCAGGAGGCCAAACTGTAGATCAAGAGACGCTGGTCATGTTTGAGAGAAA GTCCAAAGAGAATGACTCCCCATGGGACAGGTGGACCTCACCCACCGTCTATACCGTCACTTCAGaaagagaggatgaagaggaggcggaggaggatgAGAG CCAAACGGATACACAGACAGAGACGGTCACAACAACCATCACCACTATCAG GGAGACACACAGCGAACAGCAGCCCGTTATGGATCG TTATGAAACCTTTTCCAAGACCATAATGGAAGAAGACCAGCGTGTCCAAACACCAGAACCTGAGGCCAAAAA GGGGTTTGTGTATGTGAAGGAGTATGTAAATGCAACAGAGATGTCCCTGCATAATGCCAGAGACAACACCAACAG tggGTCAGATTATTTGACATCAAGCTCCACCAATTACTCTTACAGCAGCCCCTCCAGTTACTCCAG TGGCACGCTGTCATCTGCCTGCACCTTCTGTGGAGAACTGGTGGGAAGTGATGCCAAGATCACCATCGATCACCTCAACATCAACTGCCATCCCCACTGCTTCAAG TGCGGCGTGTGCAATAAGTATATGGGAGACCTTCTCGACAGCATGTTCCTGCATGGTGGGAAAGTCCACTGCGAGACCTGCTACAGAGAAGCTTTGGACTGA
- the plp1a gene encoding proteolipid protein 1a isoform X1 encodes MGCYDCCMRCLGGVPYCSLVATLLCFSGIALFCGCGHQALTETERLIETYFARNIQDYITLAYIIQYFQYVIYGLASFFFLYCIVLLAEGFYTTSAAKQTFGEFRSTMCGRCLSSSFIVMTYVLAVLWLLVFAFSALPVYFFYNMDATCHTIDVLTETPASINQLCVDARQYGLLPWNAVPGKACGMTLSNVCKTREYQMTYDLYIAAFAGAGITLLALVHCALHLAVNQVYQRKLRHGEREERRGYDLYGRLQRDRGGTLCSPYPANTFDIS; translated from the exons ATGG GTTGCTATGATTGCTGTATGCGCTGTTTGGGTGGGGTGCCATACTGCTCCCTGGTCGCCACACTGCTGTGTTTCTCTGGCATTGCCCTCTTCTGCGGTTGTGGGCACCAGGCACTCACAGAGACGGAAAGACTCATCGAGACCTACTTTGCTCGTAACATTCAGGACTACATCACCCTTGCCTACAT cATCCAATATTTCCAGTATGTCATCTATGGTTTGgcctcctttttcttcctctactgCATCGTGCTGTTGGCGGAGGGCTTCTACACCACAAGTGCTGCCAAGCAAACCTTTGGAGAGTTCAGGAGCACCATGTGTGGCCGCTGCCTCAGCTCCTCG TTTATTGTAATGACATACGTACTAGCTGTGCTGTGGCTGCTGGTGTTTGCCTTCTCTGCCCTGCCTGTCTACTTCTTCTACAACATGGATGCCACCTGCCACACCATTGACGTTCTGACTGAGACCCCAGCGAGTATCAACCAGCTCTGTGTGGATGCAAGGCAATATG gTCTCCTTCCTTGGAACGCAGTGCCAGGGAAAGCGTGTGGTATGACTCTCTCCAATGTTTGCAAGACCAGAGAA TACCAGATGACCTATGACCTCTACATTGCTGCCTTCGCTGGTGCTGGCATTACTCTCTTGGCTCTG GTGCACTGTGCCCTGCACTTGGCTGTGAACCAGGTCTACCAAAGGAAGCTGAGGCAcggtgagagagaggagagaagaggctATGATCTGTATGGGAGGCTTCAGCGGGATAGAGGGGGTACACTTTGCTCCCCATACCCTGCAAACACATTTGACATCTCCTGA
- the rab9b gene encoding ras-related protein Rab-9B has product MISGKSLLLKVILLGDGGVGKSSLMNRYVTDRFDSQSFHTIGVEFLNRDLEVDGRLVTLQIWDTAGQERFKSLRTPFYRGADCCLLTFAVNDLQSFQNLGGWKKEFMYYSDVKDPERFPFVVLGNKVDMEQREVGEDEARAWCEENGCCPYFETSAKDDTNVTAAFEAAVREVLAAEDQIDHTLLGSTIDLHGNRKTSRGSCC; this is encoded by the coding sequence ATGATTAGCGGTAAGAGCCTGCTCCTGAAGGTGATCCTGCTGGGAGACGGTGGGGTGGGCAAGTCCTCCCTAATGAACCGCTATGTCACCGACCGCTTCGACTCCCAGTCATTTCACACCATTGGCGTGGAGTTCCTGAACCGGGACTTGGAAGTTGACGGGCGCTTGGTCACTCTTCAGATCTGGGACACAGCAGGCCAGGAGCGCTTCAAGTCCCTTCGCACCCCGTTCTACCGAGGCGCAGACTGCTGCCTGCTCACATTTGCTGTGAACGACCTGCAGAGCTTCCAGAACCTTGGCGGCTGGAAGAAAGAGTTCATGTACTACTCAGATGTGAAAGACCCTGAGCGCTTCCCTTTTGTGGTGCTCGGCAATAAGGTGGACATGGAGCAGAGAGAGGTGGGGGAGGATGAAGCTCGGGCCTGGTGTGAGGAGAACGGCTGCTGCCCGTACTTTGAGACGAGTGCTAAGGATGACACTAATGTCACAGCTGCGTTCGAGGCGGCTGTCAGAGAAGTGCTGGCTGCTGAGGACCAGATTGACCATACACTGCTGGGTAGTACTATCGATCTCCATGGCAACCGCAAAACATCTCGCGGGTCTTGCTGCTGA
- the plp1a gene encoding proteolipid protein 1a isoform X2, whose amino-acid sequence MGCYDCCMRCLGGVPYCSLVATLLCFSGIALFCGCGHQALTETERLIETYFARNIQDYITLAYIIQYFQYVIYGLASFFFLYCIVLLAEGFYTTSAAKQTFGEFRSTMCGRCLSSSFIVMTYVLAVLWLLVFAFSALPVYFFYNMDATCHTIDVLTETPASINQLCVDARQYGLLPWNAVPGKACGMTLSNVCKTREYQMTYDLYIAAFAGAGITLLALLTYTVSTTYNFAVLRYLGRKGMGARC is encoded by the exons ATGG GTTGCTATGATTGCTGTATGCGCTGTTTGGGTGGGGTGCCATACTGCTCCCTGGTCGCCACACTGCTGTGTTTCTCTGGCATTGCCCTCTTCTGCGGTTGTGGGCACCAGGCACTCACAGAGACGGAAAGACTCATCGAGACCTACTTTGCTCGTAACATTCAGGACTACATCACCCTTGCCTACAT cATCCAATATTTCCAGTATGTCATCTATGGTTTGgcctcctttttcttcctctactgCATCGTGCTGTTGGCGGAGGGCTTCTACACCACAAGTGCTGCCAAGCAAACCTTTGGAGAGTTCAGGAGCACCATGTGTGGCCGCTGCCTCAGCTCCTCG TTTATTGTAATGACATACGTACTAGCTGTGCTGTGGCTGCTGGTGTTTGCCTTCTCTGCCCTGCCTGTCTACTTCTTCTACAACATGGATGCCACCTGCCACACCATTGACGTTCTGACTGAGACCCCAGCGAGTATCAACCAGCTCTGTGTGGATGCAAGGCAATATG gTCTCCTTCCTTGGAACGCAGTGCCAGGGAAAGCGTGTGGTATGACTCTCTCCAATGTTTGCAAGACCAGAGAA TACCAGATGACCTATGACCTCTACATTGCTGCCTTCGCTGGTGCTGGCATTACTCTCTTGGCTCTG CTGACCTATACTGTATCGACTACCTATAACTTTGCAGTTCTTCGGTATCTGGGGAGAAAGGGCATGGGTGCACGGTGTTAG
- the fut11 gene encoding alpha-(1,3)-fucosyltransferase 11 — MAGRGRMVPCACLGLFGVLCWVWVSFASFPDDFQPQSALSEMEFSSISSYRGPGNRDHRSNKELPILLWWSGGLFPHFPGDSERIDCATSSCLVTSNRKVQMYKRTASIIFYGTDFRAYEAPLPRLRHQTWALFHEESPMNNYILSHGPGIRLFNYTATFRRESDYPLTLQWLPSLDYLLQPVAVSLGEKNRLRREGLAPVLYMQSHCDVPSDRNRYVQELMKYIQVDSYGKCLNNKPLPENLEDTSTATGEESNFMNFVARYKFHLALENGLCPDYMTEKLWRPLHQGCVPVYRGSSSVADWMPNDHSAIIIDHFPSPKSLAEFLKRLDENDDEYARYLEFKKPSRITNTRLLEVLETREWGVNDMSKPNYLNGFECYVCDQENTRLVAERSYRKAPKMNQPPKPKMANNSHMGCPLPSPGYGHVQDLPADDGWLQIWPQDYWQSLDQAEGLESLIRHNESDPSLLWKHIQNIAVSRARGKH; from the exons atGGCGGGTAGGGGCAGGATGGTGCCCTGTGCTTGTCTGGGGCTGTTTGGTGTCCTTTGCTGGGTCTGGGTCTCCTTTGCCTCCTTTCCAGATGATTTTCAACCCCAGAGTGCTCTGTCAGAGATGGAGTTTTCATCTATCTCTTCATACAGAGGACCTGGCAACAGAGACCACCGCAGCAACAAGGAGCTGCCCATTCTCCTCTGGTGGAGCGGAGGTCTGTTCCCACATTTCCCTGGTGACTCTGAACGCATCGACTGTGCCACATCCTCCTGCCTGGTCACAAGCAACCGCAAG GTCCAGATGTACAAGCGGACTGCATCTATCATCTTTTATGGGACAGACTTTCGGGCATATGAGGCGCCACTGCCTCGTCTCCGCCACCAGACCTGGGCACTGTTCCACGAAGAGTCCCCCATGAATAACTACATCCTCTCCCATGGACCGGGAATCAGGCTGTTCAACTACACTGCCACGTTTCGCAGGGAGTCGGACTATCCTCTGACCCTGCAGTGGCTGCCCTCTCTGGATTACCTGCTGCAGCCTGTGGCTGTGTCCCTTGGGGAGAAGAACCGTCTGAGGAGGGAAGGCCTGGCTCCTGTCCTGTACATGCAGTCTCACTGCGACGTACCCTCGGACAGAAACAGATATGTCCAGGAGCTCATGAAGTATATCCAG gtggACTCTTACGGGAAATGCTTGAACAACAAACCTCTACCTGAAAATCTTGAGGACACATCCACAGCGACTGGGGAAGAATCCAACTTTATGAATTTTGTTGCCCGCTACAAGTTTCACCTGGCGCTGGAGAACGGCCTGTGTCCGGATTACATGACGGAGAAGCTGTGGCGTCCTCTGCACCAGGGCTGCGTGCCCGTCTACCGGGGCTCCTCCTCTGTGGCAGACTGGATGCCCAACGACCACTCTGCCATCATCATAGATCACTTCCCCTCACCCAAAAGTCTCGCTGAATTCCTCAAACGTCTTGATGAGAACGATGATGAATATGCAAGATATTTAGAATTCAAGAAGCCCAGCCGCATTACTAACACTCGCTTGTTAGAGGTGCTGGAGACTCGCGAGTGGGGGGTTAATGACATGAGTAAACCAAACTACCTGAACGGATTTGAGTGTTATGTGTGTGACCAGGAGAATACACGACTGGTGGCAGAACGCTCGTATAGGAAAGCCCCCAAGATGAACCAACCTCCAAAGCCTAAAATGGCAAACAACTCTCACATGGGGTGCCCCCTGCCCAGCCCGGGGTACGGACATGTCCAAGACTTACCTGCAGATGATGG ATGGTTGCAAATATGGCCTCAGGATTACTGGCAGAGCCTGGACCAAGCAGAGGGGCTGGAGTCTCTGATAAGACATAACGAGTCCGACCCTTCGCTGCTGTGGAAGCACATCCAAAACATTGCTGTGAGCAGAGCCAGAGGAAAACACTGA
- the znf185 gene encoding zinc finger protein 185 isoform X2, with amino-acid sequence MSKVDKESVFQTTKVRTKLKGDGSWMQRSNEAQPEDDKEKPWLAEVRARCLNGDAVETSPVSSPTTSTPPPTKPDAERAPTSGYLIRGIFTKLDKPPSSSTTNGVSGTMTQFTKKPSESYKKIASYTVKPTLENQEGQLSTEEQEKRTEAASSVVRQSAARQRSYVLSAAKKFEVQITDDDESAASPAPASTPAPSTIAPATSVATASETKPWKSVGTSVKTAVDVPVIEPVAPKMEEAAPEPVKDDPPLVTVKDPFEGMKPGCTKVDTPLPILLPHVVQTVCAEPEPEKTDVSRKVEIPLVKLIPASPIQISPTLAPPSPASTVPETPAPESPVPLSASTVSATTEITVKTEPEPQPAPEPEPELQTAPAPKPRSGVDTLTALSDTLISFDTSSTSSKDDERVLAEKDEGPGDSPTSEDGDDKETAPQLSNCIQMTDDLLVLTNGPEESAEPVPPSPGRWSQDLLSGLDSESNPVKTSGTLDLLANDVIPINTEERSLSTQREEEKQTDETPKETQSTTETVTITSKTVIITDKSQEDNADPWSSHVATTVTKSSSADPFDPYPIGTTSSNSSSDLLQPLSDFSINSQDDKTDPWSSHVTTTVTKSSVLYTPMENKDQHPETNNALESLADNVIPISTDTTSLSSHRSWARTWETSTPQQANTEESQEAVPGGQTVDQETLVMFERKSKENDSPWDRWTSPTVYTVTSEREDEEEAEEDESQTDTQTETVTTTITTIRETHSEQQPVMDRYETFSKTIMEEDQRVQTPEPEAKKGFVYVKEYVNATEMSLHNARDNTNSGSDYLTSSSTNYSYSSPSSYSSGTLSSACTFCGELVGSDAKITIDHLNINCHPHCFKCGVCNKYMGDLLDSMFLHGGKVHCETCYREALD; translated from the exons ATGTCAAAAG TCGACAAAGAATCTGTGTTTCAAACCACCAAAGTGCGGACCAAGCTGAAGGGAGATGGCAGCTGGATGCAGCGCAGCAATGAGGCTCAGCCTGAAGATGACAAGGAGAAACCATG GTTAGCTGAAGTAAGGGCCCGCTGTCTGAATGGAGATGCTGTTGAGACCAGTCCAGTGTCGTCACCAACAACATCCACGCCGCCACCCACCAAGCCTGATGCTGAAAG AGCACCAACGTCGGGATACCTGATAAG aggCATTTTCACTAAACTAGACAAGCCTCCTTCATCCTCAACAACTAATGGTGTTAG TGGAACAATGACACAATTCACCAAAAAACCTTCAGAGAGCTACAAGAAAAT AGCCTCCTACACCGTGAAGCCCACTCTAGAAAACCAGGAGGGCCAGCTTAGCACTGAGGAGCAGGAGAAACG GACGGAGGCAGCCAGCAGTGTAGTGAGGCAATCTGCAGCCAGGCAACGCTCTTACGTGCTTTCTGCTGCTAAGAAATTTGA GGTGCAGATTACTGATGATGATGAGAGCGCTGCGTCTCCAGCACCTGCCAGCACTCCAGCCCCCTCCACCATCGCTCCTGCCACATCTGTTGCCACAGCGTCTGAGACCAAACCATGGAAATC CGTCGGCACCAGTGTGAAAACAGCCGTTGATGTCCCTGTTATTGAGCCTGTGGCACCAAAGATGGAGGAGGCCGCCCCAGAGCCTGTGAAGGATGACCCTCCTCTAGTTACAGTTAAAGACCCATTTGAAGGCATGAAACCAGGGTGTACCAAGGTGGACACTCCTCTCCCTATACTCCTCCCACATGTAGTTCAAACTGTGTGTGCAGAGCCAGAACCTGAGAAGACAGATGTTTCTAGAAAAGTTGAGATCCCTCTGGTTAAACTCATCCCAGCCTCACCAATCCAAATATCACCTACTCTAGCACCCCCTTCCCCTGCTTCAACTGTACCAGAAACACCTGCCCCGGAATCACCTGTCCCACTTTCAGCTTCAACTGTGTCTGCTACAACAGAGATCACAGTGAAGACTGAACCTGAACCACAACCAGCACCAGAACCTGAACCAGAACTTCAAACAGCACCAGCTCCAAAGCCACG CTCTGGTGTTGACACGCTCACTGCCTTGTCCGACACTCTCATTTCTTTTGACACAAGTTCAACCAG TTCTAAGGATGATGAGCGAGTGCTGGCAGAGAAAGACGAAGGCCCAGGGGACAGTCCCACCTCAGAGGATgg TGATGATAAGGAGACAGCTCCACAGCTCAGCAACTGTATACAAATGACAGACGATCTCCTGGTGCTCACTAATGG TCCAGAGGAGTCAGCAGAGCCTGTTCCCCCCAGCCCGGGACGCTGGAGTCAGGATCTGCTGAGCGGACTAGACAG TGAGTCCAACCCAGTGAAGACCAGTGGCACCCTGGATCTGCTGGCTAATGATGTCATTCCAATCAACACAGAAGAACGcag CCTAAGCACGCagcgagaggaggagaaacagacagatgagacaccaaaagaaacacaaag CACCACAGAGACTGTCACTATAACCTCCAAAACTGTGATCATCACTGACAAAAG CCAAGAGGACAATGCTGATCCATGGAGCTCACATGTTGCCACCACAGTCACCAAATCAAG CTCGGCTGATCCGTTTGATCCATATCCGATAGGGACCACATCCTCTAACAG CTCATCTGACCTGCTCCAGCCTCTCTCTGATTTTTCCATCAACAG CCAAGATGACAAAACAGATCCATGGAGCTCACATGTGACAACTACAGTCACCAAATCAAG TGTGCTTTACACTCCAATGGAGAACAAAGATCAACATCCAGAAACAAA taATGCGTTGGAATCCCTTGCAGACAACGTCATCCCTATCAGCACTGACACCACAAG tctaAGCTCTCATCGGTCATGGGCACGCACATGGGAAACCAGCACACCTCAGCAGGCTAACACGGAAGAGAG CCAAGAAGCTGTGCCAGGAGGCCAAACTGTAGATCAAGAGACGCTGGTCATGTTTGAGAGAAA GTCCAAAGAGAATGACTCCCCATGGGACAGGTGGACCTCACCCACCGTCTATACCGTCACTTCAGaaagagaggatgaagaggaggcggaggaggatgAGAG CCAAACGGATACACAGACAGAGACGGTCACAACAACCATCACCACTATCAG GGAGACACACAGCGAACAGCAGCCCGTTATGGATCG TTATGAAACCTTTTCCAAGACCATAATGGAAGAAGACCAGCGTGTCCAAACACCAGAACCTGAGGCCAAAAA GGGGTTTGTGTATGTGAAGGAGTATGTAAATGCAACAGAGATGTCCCTGCATAATGCCAGAGACAACACCAACAG tggGTCAGATTATTTGACATCAAGCTCCACCAATTACTCTTACAGCAGCCCCTCCAGTTACTCCAG TGGCACGCTGTCATCTGCCTGCACCTTCTGTGGAGAACTGGTGGGAAGTGATGCCAAGATCACCATCGATCACCTCAACATCAACTGCCATCCCCACTGCTTCAAG TGCGGCGTGTGCAATAAGTATATGGGAGACCTTCTCGACAGCATGTTCCTGCATGGTGGGAAAGTCCACTGCGAGACCTGCTACAGAGAAGCTTTGGACTGA